Proteins from one Mycobacterium sp. HUMS_12744610 genomic window:
- a CDS encoding acyl carrier protein — protein MVCEQAGLVLSRAVDPDRPLPEYGLDSLGALQLRTSLEAETGIRLAPTDISTTARGLADHLCDQLARR, from the coding sequence CTGGTGTGTGAGCAGGCCGGCCTGGTCCTGAGTCGCGCGGTCGACCCCGACCGCCCGCTACCCGAGTACGGGCTGGACTCGCTGGGCGCCCTGCAACTGCGCACCAGCCTCGAGGCCGAGACGGGAATCCGGTTGGCGCCCACGGACATCAGCACCACGGCGCGCGGTCTGGCGGACCACCTGTGCGACCAGCTGGCCAGGCGCTGA
- a CDS encoding condensation domain-containing protein — translation MRIGPLDVSAVGDWDPAPGSLVSWHPSSAARAKALDAPVSALPPSYIQARHLRSFCEQAARGLDHSRLLIASVDVAGRCDLRAMSYVINAHLRRHDTYRSWFDYHDADHIVRHTIADAADIEFVPTRHGAMTSPQLREHIVATPGPLHWDCFSFGVIQRAEGFTFYASVDHLHADGQFVGVGLMEFQTMYDALVSGGPPVGLPPAGSYADFCVRQRAYTSALTPESPEVAAWIDFAEANGGTFPAFPLPLGDRSVPCGGELHSVTLMGAEQTARFDAACTAAGARFVGGMFACIALALYELTGAPTYFGLTPRDTRSTEADFRTQGWYTGLIPIIAPAAASFGAAARAAQASFDAGGDLARVPFERVVELAPSLIRPQPLFALVNFFDAQVSPLSMLTKMFEGLDVGAHSDGRLTYPLNTMVGRFDETAASVLFPANPVARESVSRYLAAVRSVCVRVADTEGAAAQGDSLALRRQRAC, via the coding sequence GTGCGAATAGGGCCACTCGACGTGTCGGCGGTCGGTGACTGGGATCCGGCCCCCGGCTCGTTGGTTTCCTGGCACCCCTCGTCGGCCGCGCGGGCCAAGGCGCTCGACGCGCCGGTGAGTGCCCTGCCGCCCAGCTACATCCAGGCCCGGCATCTGCGCAGCTTCTGCGAGCAGGCCGCCCGGGGTCTGGATCACTCCAGGCTGCTGATCGCCTCGGTCGACGTCGCCGGCCGGTGCGACCTGCGCGCGATGTCGTACGTCATCAACGCCCACCTCCGCCGGCACGACACCTATCGCAGCTGGTTCGACTACCACGACGCCGACCACATCGTGCGGCACACCATCGCGGATGCCGCCGACATCGAGTTCGTCCCCACCCGGCACGGCGCCATGACGAGCCCGCAGCTGCGCGAGCACATCGTGGCCACACCCGGCCCGCTGCACTGGGATTGCTTCAGCTTCGGGGTCATTCAGCGCGCCGAAGGATTCACGTTCTACGCCAGCGTCGACCATCTGCACGCCGACGGGCAGTTCGTCGGGGTGGGGCTCATGGAGTTCCAGACGATGTACGACGCGCTCGTCAGCGGCGGCCCGCCCGTCGGGCTGCCCCCGGCCGGCAGCTATGCGGATTTCTGCGTCCGGCAGCGCGCGTACACCTCGGCGTTGACGCCGGAGTCGCCGGAGGTGGCCGCCTGGATCGATTTCGCCGAGGCCAACGGCGGGACTTTCCCGGCGTTCCCGCTGCCGCTGGGGGACAGGTCGGTGCCCTGCGGCGGCGAGCTGCACAGCGTCACCCTGATGGGCGCGGAGCAGACCGCGCGGTTCGACGCGGCGTGCACCGCCGCCGGTGCCCGTTTCGTCGGGGGCATGTTCGCCTGCATCGCGCTGGCGTTGTACGAATTAACCGGGGCTCCAACATATTTCGGGTTGACCCCCCGTGACACCCGCAGCACCGAGGCGGACTTCAGGACGCAGGGGTGGTACACCGGGCTGATCCCCATCATCGCTCCCGCCGCGGCGTCGTTCGGTGCCGCGGCCCGCGCCGCGCAGGCGTCCTTCGATGCGGGTGGCGACCTCGCGCGGGTGCCATTCGAGCGCGTCGTGGAGCTGGCGCCATCGCTGATCCGGCCCCAGCCGCTGTTCGCCCTGGTGAACTTCTTCGACGCCCAGGTGAGCCCGCTCTCGATGCTGACCAAGATGTTCGAGGGCCTCGATGTCGGCGCGCACAGCGACGGCCGCCTCACCTACCCGCTGAACACGATGGTGGGCCGGTTCGACGAGACCGCGGCGAGCGTGTTGTTCCCCGCCAATCCGGTCGCCCGCGAATCCGTGAGCCGCTATCTGGCGGCGGTCAGGTCGGTGTGCGTCCGGGTCGCCGACACCGAAGGGGCAGCGGCGCAGGGCGACTCGCTCGCGCTGCGGCGGCAGCGGGCGTGCTGA
- a CDS encoding RND family transporter, with product MNAASRSGAAGVFPRLGRVVARRPWLVIVCWAVLAGVLSLTMPSLEEVSQTHPVDILPSDAPSAVANQRMTAAFQEAGLESLAVVVLVDPKGLGPADEAVYRTLVGTLRRDTRDVVMLQDFLATPPLRDVMTSKDHRAWILPVGLPGELSSRQSKQAYARVADIVKRTVAGSTLTAELTGPAATVADLNLTGQRDRTRIELAIPLLLFVILLVIYRNPVTMVLPLLTIGLSVLVAQRVVAGIGTLGLGIANQAVIFMSGMMVGAGTDYAVFLISRYHDYLRQGVDSDEAVVRALASIGKVIAASAATVAVTFLAMIFTRLGILRTVGPVLGVSIAVVFLAAVTLLPAMLVLTGRRGWTTPRRDLTRRLWRRSGIHIVRRPKAHLLASALVLLVLAGCAGMAHYNFDERRSLPSWVGSVRGYAALDRHFPPNLIVPEYLVIASPHDLRTPRSLADLEETAQRVSQVPGVAAVRGITRPMGRPLEQARTSWQAGEVGGKLQEGAEQITGHTGDLDKLTDGATLMAAKLGDVREQVNRAVATAGGLLDALSYLGDLFGGDRTLAEFDGAAKLVAGMRALGESIGADADFVADNSDWAAPVLGALDGSRMCDDEPGCVKARAQLRRMVTARDDGTLGKLAELARQLRATHALQTVAATVSGLRRALRTVAGALGALGALGMGEPGGVWGKVSFLQQGAASLADGSRQLADGVQSLVDQVKKMGLGLGEASDFLLGMRDDATTPAMAGFYIPRQVLSYALGAGERPAALPPGARELLGGLNVDELKKLASAFVSPDGHAVRYLIQTSLDPFSGAAMDQVRAIAAAARGALPNTTLADAGVSVVGLPAVLEDTRDYSDHDVRLIVVMTVCIVLLILVLLLRAVVAPLYLIGSVIVSYLAALGVGVIVFQFLLGQQLHWSVPGLTFVVLVAVGADYNMLLISRLREESAAGLRSGVIRTVGSTGGVITAAGLIMAASMYGLVFASLSSVVQDAFVLGTGLLLDTFLVRTVTVPAIAVLVGEANWWRPSVRWPLRRDRPRERKPLLPEELRVPTEEAEDLIGFRMDHGLRL from the coding sequence ATGAACGCGGCCAGCCGATCCGGTGCCGCGGGCGTGTTCCCGCGGCTGGGCCGCGTGGTCGCGCGACGGCCGTGGCTGGTGATCGTGTGCTGGGCCGTGCTCGCGGGCGTCCTGTCGCTGACGATGCCGTCGCTGGAGGAGGTCTCCCAGACCCATCCGGTGGACATCCTGCCGTCCGACGCCCCGTCGGCCGTCGCGAACCAGCGCATGACCGCGGCGTTCCAGGAGGCCGGGCTGGAGAGCCTGGCGGTGGTGGTGCTGGTCGATCCCAAAGGGCTCGGCCCGGCCGACGAGGCCGTCTACCGCACCCTGGTCGGCACGCTGCGCCGGGACACCCGGGATGTGGTGATGCTGCAGGACTTCCTGGCCACCCCACCCCTGCGCGACGTCATGACCAGCAAGGACCATCGGGCCTGGATCCTGCCGGTCGGCCTGCCGGGCGAGTTGAGCTCGCGGCAGTCCAAACAGGCCTACGCGCGGGTCGCCGACATCGTCAAGCGCACCGTCGCGGGCTCCACGCTGACAGCCGAGCTGACCGGGCCCGCGGCCACCGTCGCCGACCTCAACCTGACCGGGCAACGGGACAGGACCCGGATCGAGCTCGCGATCCCGCTGCTGCTGTTCGTCATCCTGCTGGTGATCTACCGCAACCCGGTGACCATGGTGCTGCCGCTGCTGACGATCGGGCTGTCGGTCCTGGTCGCGCAACGCGTGGTGGCCGGCATCGGGACGTTGGGGCTGGGCATCGCCAACCAGGCCGTCATCTTCATGAGCGGCATGATGGTCGGCGCGGGAACCGATTACGCGGTGTTCCTCATCAGCCGCTATCACGACTATCTGCGGCAGGGCGTGGACTCCGATGAGGCGGTGGTGCGGGCGCTGGCCTCGATCGGCAAGGTGATCGCCGCCTCCGCGGCCACCGTCGCGGTCACCTTCCTGGCCATGATCTTCACCCGGCTGGGGATCCTGCGAACCGTCGGCCCGGTGCTGGGCGTCTCGATCGCGGTGGTGTTCCTGGCCGCGGTGACCCTGCTGCCGGCCATGCTGGTGCTCACCGGGCGCCGCGGCTGGACCACGCCGCGCCGCGACCTGACGCGCCGGCTGTGGCGCCGATCCGGGATCCACATCGTGCGGCGCCCAAAGGCGCATCTGCTGGCGAGCGCCCTGGTGCTGCTCGTGCTGGCCGGCTGCGCGGGCATGGCCCACTACAACTTCGACGAACGCAGGAGCCTGCCCTCCTGGGTCGGCAGCGTGCGGGGATACGCCGCCCTGGACCGGCACTTCCCGCCCAACCTGATCGTGCCCGAGTATCTCGTCATCGCGTCGCCGCACGACTTGCGCACGCCCCGAAGCCTTGCCGACCTGGAGGAGACGGCACAGCGGGTCAGCCAGGTGCCCGGTGTCGCGGCGGTGCGGGGCATCACGCGACCCATGGGCCGGCCGCTGGAGCAGGCCAGGACCTCCTGGCAGGCCGGCGAGGTCGGCGGCAAGCTGCAGGAGGGCGCCGAGCAGATCACCGGGCACACCGGAGATCTCGACAAGCTCACCGACGGGGCCACCCTGATGGCGGCCAAGCTGGGCGACGTCCGTGAGCAGGTGAACCGCGCCGTCGCCACGGCGGGCGGGCTCCTCGACGCGCTGTCCTACCTGGGGGACCTCTTCGGCGGCGACCGGACGCTCGCCGAGTTCGACGGCGCGGCGAAACTGGTCGCCGGCATGCGCGCGCTCGGCGAAAGCATCGGCGCGGACGCCGATTTCGTGGCAGACAACTCCGACTGGGCGGCGCCGGTGCTGGGGGCGCTCGACGGCAGCCGGATGTGCGACGACGAGCCGGGCTGCGTCAAGGCGCGGGCACAGTTGCGGCGCATGGTCACCGCGCGCGACGACGGAACCCTCGGCAAGCTCGCCGAGCTGGCGCGGCAGTTGCGCGCGACGCACGCCCTGCAGACCGTCGCGGCCACGGTGTCCGGGCTGCGCCGGGCGCTGCGCACCGTCGCCGGCGCGCTGGGCGCGCTGGGCGCGCTCGGGATGGGTGAGCCCGGCGGCGTGTGGGGCAAGGTCAGCTTCCTGCAGCAGGGGGCCGCGTCCCTGGCCGACGGGAGCCGCCAACTCGCCGACGGGGTGCAGTCGCTGGTCGACCAGGTCAAGAAGATGGGGCTGGGCCTGGGCGAGGCGTCGGACTTTCTGCTGGGCATGCGGGACGACGCGACCACGCCGGCGATGGCGGGCTTCTACATTCCCCGGCAGGTGTTGTCCTACGCCCTCGGCGCGGGGGAGCGGCCCGCCGCGCTACCACCCGGGGCGCGAGAGCTGTTGGGCGGCTTGAACGTCGACGAACTCAAAAAGCTCGCCTCGGCGTTCGTCTCGCCCGACGGGCACGCGGTGCGGTACCTGATCCAGACCAGCCTCGACCCGTTCAGCGGCGCCGCGATGGACCAGGTCCGCGCGATCGCCGCCGCCGCCCGGGGCGCCCTGCCGAACACCACGCTGGCCGACGCCGGCGTCTCGGTGGTGGGCCTGCCCGCCGTGCTCGAGGACACGCGCGACTACTCCGATCACGACGTCCGGCTGATCGTCGTCATGACCGTCTGCATCGTGTTGCTCATCCTGGTCCTGCTGCTGCGAGCCGTCGTCGCGCCGCTGTACCTGATCGGTTCGGTCATCGTGTCCTACCTGGCGGCGCTGGGCGTGGGCGTCATCGTGTTCCAATTCCTGCTCGGCCAGCAGTTGCATTGGAGCGTGCCAGGATTGACCTTCGTCGTGCTCGTCGCCGTGGGTGCGGACTACAACATGCTGCTCATCTCCAGGCTGCGGGAGGAGTCGGCCGCGGGCCTGCGTTCCGGGGTGATCCGCACCGTGGGCTCGACGGGCGGGGTGATCACCGCGGCGGGGCTGATCATGGCCGCCTCGATGTACGGCCTGGTGTTCGCCAGCCTCAGCAGCGTCGTGCAGGACGCCTTCGTCCTGGGCACCGGGCTGCTGCTGGACACCTTCCTGGTCCGCACCGTCACGGTGCCGGCCATCGCGGTGCTGGTCGGCGAGGCGAACTGGTGGCGCCCGTCGGTCCGCTGGCCGCTACGGCGCGACCGCCCCCGCGAGCGCAAACCGCTGCTGCCTGAGGAACTGCGCGTGCCGACCGAGGAGGCCGAGGACCTGATCGGCTTCCGGATGGACCACGGCCTGCGGCTCTAG
- a CDS encoding PPE domain-containing protein, producing the protein MNYSVLPPEVNSLRMFTGAGPGPMLAAAAAWDGLGAELGSAASSFGSVISSLTGQAWQGPAAAAMTAAAAPLAGWLGTAGAHVAHAAQQMRATAAAFEAAQAATVHPVLVGVNREQLVSLVSSNLFGQNAPAIAATEAEYEQMWAQDVSAMFGYHSGASAAASPLTPIIQELQSLASNIGYGNAGIANLGGGNTGSGNGGGGNTGNLNLGNGNTGSYNMGSGNIGNLNLGSGNIGTLNYGKGNVGSYNIGGGDVGSINVGNGNLGSGNFGNANLGNSNMGEGNIGNTNVGFGNIGTLNVGMGNQGSTNIGYGNNGNYNFGSAILGSNDIGLGITGSHDFGLGLTGNNEVGMGNLYFNTSTGTVHLGDPFNSGTGDIGLFNSGNNDVGFFNSGNNDVGFLNSGNADHGFWNSGTGSLGFGNGGSFDTGFGNSGSYDQGYSNSGRADVGSANSGIQDVGLWNGGNHNVGLDNGGNYNIGPFNAGNHNIGVESSGTGNIGAGDSGNMNTGFGNSGSTNTGFYDSGSTNTGVWDAGSANTGLGLVTSSGNASSGYGNTGTGTSGWGNTGDGTSGWYNMGSGDSGYGNVGNGQIGYQNTGSGNTGFVNSGTDNVGYNNTGTSQVGLNVF; encoded by the coding sequence ATGAACTATTCGGTGTTGCCGCCCGAGGTCAACTCGTTGCGGATGTTCACCGGCGCGGGGCCGGGCCCGATGCTGGCCGCGGCGGCGGCCTGGGATGGGCTGGGCGCCGAACTCGGTTCGGCGGCATCGTCTTTCGGCTCGGTCATCTCGTCGCTGACCGGCCAGGCGTGGCAGGGTCCGGCGGCGGCGGCGATGACCGCCGCGGCCGCACCGTTGGCCGGCTGGTTGGGCACCGCCGGCGCGCACGTCGCGCACGCCGCGCAGCAGATGCGGGCCACGGCGGCGGCCTTCGAGGCCGCGCAGGCGGCCACGGTGCATCCGGTGCTGGTGGGGGTGAACCGGGAGCAGCTGGTCTCGCTGGTGTCGTCGAACCTGTTCGGGCAGAACGCCCCGGCCATCGCGGCCACCGAGGCCGAGTACGAGCAGATGTGGGCGCAGGACGTGAGCGCGATGTTCGGCTACCACTCCGGGGCCTCGGCGGCCGCCTCCCCGCTGACGCCGATCATCCAGGAACTGCAGAGCCTGGCCAGCAACATCGGCTACGGCAACGCCGGCATCGCCAACCTCGGCGGCGGCAACACCGGCAGCGGGAACGGAGGCGGTGGAAACACCGGCAACCTCAACCTCGGCAACGGGAACACCGGCAGCTACAACATGGGCAGCGGCAACATCGGGAACCTCAACCTCGGCAGCGGCAACATCGGCACCCTGAACTACGGCAAGGGCAACGTCGGCAGCTACAACATCGGCGGCGGAGACGTCGGCAGCATCAATGTGGGCAACGGAAACCTCGGCTCCGGGAACTTCGGCAACGCCAACCTCGGCAACTCCAACATGGGCGAGGGCAACATCGGCAACACCAACGTCGGGTTCGGCAACATCGGCACCCTCAACGTGGGCATGGGCAACCAGGGCAGCACCAACATCGGCTACGGGAACAACGGCAACTACAACTTCGGCTCCGCGATCCTCGGCAGCAACGACATCGGCCTGGGCATCACGGGCAGCCACGACTTCGGCCTCGGCCTCACCGGCAACAACGAGGTCGGCATGGGCAACCTCTACTTCAACACCAGCACCGGCACGGTCCACCTCGGCGATCCGTTCAACTCGGGTACCGGGGACATCGGCCTTTTCAACTCCGGCAACAACGACGTCGGCTTCTTCAACTCCGGCAACAACGACGTCGGCTTCCTGAACTCGGGCAACGCCGACCACGGCTTCTGGAACTCGGGCACCGGCAGCCTCGGCTTCGGCAACGGGGGGAGCTTCGACACGGGCTTCGGCAACTCCGGCAGCTACGACCAGGGGTACTCCAACTCCGGCCGCGCCGACGTCGGCTCGGCCAACTCGGGCATCCAGGATGTGGGCCTGTGGAACGGCGGCAACCACAACGTGGGCCTGGACAACGGCGGCAACTACAACATCGGCCCGTTCAACGCCGGCAACCACAACATCGGCGTCGAGAGCTCCGGCACCGGCAACATCGGCGCCGGCGACTCGGGCAACATGAACACCGGCTTCGGGAACTCGGGCAGCACCAACACCGGCTTCTACGACTCGGGCAGCACCAACACCGGCGTCTGGGACGCGGGCAGCGCCAACACCGGGCTGGGGCTGGTGACCAGCAGCGGGAACGCGAGCTCGGGCTACGGCAACACAGGCACCGGGACCTCCGGCTGGGGCAACACCGGCGACGGCACCTCCGGCTGGTACAACATGGGCAGCGGGGACAGCGGCTACGGGAACGTGGGCAACGGCCAGATCGGCTACCAGAACACCGGTTCGGGCAACACCGGCTTCGTCAACTCCGGCACCGACAACGTGGGCTACAACAACACGGGCACGTCCCAAGTCGGCCTGAACGTCTTCTGA
- a CDS encoding PE-PPE domain-containing protein has protein sequence MDGFTWGASVNRLLAGAVAVGLTAWAAPLGEGVASADTALIVPGTAPSPYKPLRSLYHFDPATQPEIGAKYYSPDATRRVIPYPGSFWPVTGLQSPTVGSSVATGAANLDTAIRGTGGPISVAGLSQGALALDREQARLAADPTAPPPDQLRFVKAGDPGNLLSRAFRPGTHVPVIDYTVPAPVESQYDTVNVVGQYDIFSDPPHHVGNLLADLNAITAGGYYGHSATAFSDPARVAPWDITTTTNSRGATTTTYFIRGGQLPLVRALVDMAGLPPEAAGPLDAVLRPMIDRAYAPGPAPAVNPGRLLDGIGHAPAVAPSVSIPVSGTTTGIGAATAVTNALRGAHALRGAKGVLGKIRALLPGRK, from the coding sequence ATCGATGGATTCACATGGGGGGCGTCCGTGAACAGACTGCTGGCCGGGGCGGTGGCGGTGGGACTGACGGCGTGGGCGGCGCCGCTCGGGGAGGGCGTCGCATCCGCCGACACCGCCTTGATCGTGCCCGGCACCGCGCCGTCCCCCTACAAGCCGCTGCGGTCGCTGTATCACTTCGATCCCGCCACCCAGCCCGAGATCGGCGCCAAGTACTACAGCCCCGACGCCACGCGGCGCGTCATCCCCTATCCGGGCAGCTTCTGGCCGGTGACCGGCCTGCAGTCGCCGACCGTCGGCAGTTCGGTGGCCACCGGGGCCGCCAACCTCGACACGGCCATCCGCGGCACCGGGGGGCCCATCTCGGTGGCCGGGCTCTCGCAGGGCGCCCTGGCCCTCGACCGCGAACAGGCCCGGCTCGCCGCCGACCCGACGGCCCCGCCGCCGGATCAGCTGAGGTTCGTCAAGGCCGGCGACCCCGGCAACCTGCTGTCCCGGGCGTTCAGGCCGGGAACCCACGTCCCCGTCATCGACTACACGGTGCCGGCCCCGGTGGAAAGCCAGTACGACACGGTCAACGTCGTCGGCCAGTACGACATCTTCTCCGACCCGCCCCACCATGTGGGCAACCTGCTCGCCGATCTCAACGCGATCACCGCGGGCGGCTACTACGGCCACAGCGCCACCGCGTTCTCCGACCCCGCCCGGGTGGCGCCGTGGGACATCACCACCACTACCAACAGCCGGGGCGCCACCACGACGACCTACTTCATCCGCGGCGGGCAGCTTCCCCTGGTACGGGCGCTCGTCGACATGGCCGGCCTGCCCCCCGAGGCGGCGGGACCACTCGACGCGGTGCTGCGCCCCATGATCGACCGGGCCTACGCCCCGGGGCCGGCGCCCGCGGTGAACCCGGGCCGGCTGCTCGACGGAATCGGCCACGCCCCCGCTGTAGCGCCCTCGGTCAGCATCCCCGTCTCGGGCACCACCACCGGCATCGGGGCCGCCACCGCCGTGACGAACGCCCTGCGGGGCGCCCACGCCCTGCGGGGCGCCAAGGGCGTGTTGGGCAAGATCAGGGCTTTGCTGCCCGGGCGGAAGTGA
- a CDS encoding GAP family protein codes for MWSTVLLLGLAVVLEPIRIGLVVLMLHRRRPMLQLLVFLCGGLTMGVGVGLVLLFLLGATPLAGHLTVAGVQISTGLTALLVAVVLTTGVSARVVRRVPADAPPGRSGRLSATARRLLQGDSLCVAAVAGLGAALPSANYLGAMAAILAAGAAPAAQAGALLTFNAVAFAMAEIPLVSYAVAPQATRAATAALRDWLRTRTQRGTGFMVGAGGFLMLTLGLSRL; via the coding sequence ATGTGGTCCACCGTGCTCTTGCTGGGGCTCGCGGTGGTCCTCGAACCCATACGCATCGGCCTGGTGGTCCTCATGCTGCACCGGCGGCGCCCAATGCTGCAACTGCTCGTATTCCTTTGCGGCGGTTTGACAATGGGCGTCGGGGTGGGCCTGGTCCTGCTCTTCCTCCTCGGCGCCACCCCACTGGCCGGGCACCTCACCGTCGCCGGGGTGCAGATCTCGACCGGGTTGACCGCGCTGCTCGTCGCCGTGGTGCTGACCACCGGCGTCTCGGCCAGGGTCGTGCGCCGGGTCCCGGCCGACGCGCCGCCGGGCCGCTCCGGGCGCCTGTCCGCGACTGCGCGACGGCTGCTGCAGGGCGATTCGCTGTGCGTCGCCGCGGTCGCCGGGCTGGGGGCCGCGTTGCCGTCCGCCAACTACCTGGGGGCGATGGCGGCCATCCTCGCCGCCGGTGCCGCGCCGGCGGCCCAGGCCGGGGCCCTGCTCACGTTCAACGCCGTGGCGTTCGCGATGGCCGAGATCCCGCTGGTGAGTTACGCGGTGGCGCCCCAGGCGACGCGCGCCGCCACGGCGGCGCTGCGGGACTGGCTGCGGACGCGCACGCAACGGGGCACCGGTTTCATGGTGGGGGCGGGCGGTTTCCTCATGCTCACACTGGGATTGAGCAGGCTCTGA
- a CDS encoding condensation domain-containing protein: MFGITTLQDWVPGPGPVVCWHASPAARDSARQAPVSAVPPSFQQAQHLRRYRDHVARSLDMSRLMIFTWDVAGRCDVRAMNFAVNAHLRRHDTYHSWFECEDSGPIVRHTIADPAAIEFVPVEHPQMTPADLRHHISAPHPLQWDCFVFGIMQGANHFTFYASIGHLCVDPMIIGVLFTEIHAMYGALVSGEPPVTLPEAGRYTDYCLRQHRDACALTAESPRVRGWLRFAADNGGTLPHYPLPLGDLSVPHAGKLVTETLMDERQSERFEAACVAAGARFSGGVFACAALTQRELTGTGAFSVVTTTDTRRTATELVTTGWFTGLVPVTVPADAALFADAARAAQACFDAGLELATVPFDRVVELAPPAMGLSRPRPGNFVMSFLDASIAPLSTVANSDLNFRIYDEGRVSHQVSMWVNRFQRETTVTVLFPGNPVAGGSVDRYLAAMKSVYARVADGGHGPSLAGSRPAANRAG, from the coding sequence GTGTTCGGCATAACGACACTGCAGGACTGGGTGCCCGGGCCGGGCCCGGTCGTCTGTTGGCACGCATCACCGGCGGCCAGGGACAGCGCCCGGCAGGCGCCGGTGAGCGCGGTGCCCCCGAGTTTCCAGCAGGCCCAGCATCTGCGCCGCTATCGCGACCACGTGGCCCGGAGTCTGGACATGTCGCGACTGATGATCTTCACCTGGGACGTGGCCGGCCGGTGCGACGTGCGGGCGATGAATTTCGCGGTCAACGCCCACCTGCGCCGCCACGACACCTACCACAGCTGGTTCGAATGCGAGGATTCCGGCCCCATCGTGCGGCACACCATCGCCGATCCCGCCGCCATCGAATTCGTCCCGGTCGAGCATCCGCAGATGACGCCGGCGGATCTGCGGCACCACATCAGTGCGCCGCACCCGTTGCAGTGGGACTGCTTCGTGTTCGGAATCATGCAGGGCGCCAACCACTTCACCTTCTATGCGAGCATCGGCCACCTGTGCGTCGACCCGATGATCATCGGCGTGCTGTTCACCGAGATCCATGCGATGTACGGCGCGTTGGTGAGCGGCGAGCCGCCCGTCACGCTGCCCGAAGCGGGCCGGTACACCGACTACTGTCTGCGCCAGCACCGGGACGCGTGCGCGCTGACCGCGGAGTCACCCCGGGTCCGCGGGTGGCTGCGGTTCGCCGCCGACAACGGCGGGACCCTCCCGCACTACCCGTTGCCGCTGGGGGATCTGTCGGTGCCCCATGCGGGCAAGCTGGTCACGGAAACGCTGATGGACGAACGGCAGTCGGAGCGGTTCGAGGCGGCCTGCGTCGCGGCGGGCGCCCGCTTCAGCGGCGGGGTCTTCGCCTGCGCCGCGCTGACGCAGCGCGAGCTGACCGGCACCGGGGCGTTCTCCGTGGTCACCACGACCGACACCCGCAGGACCGCAACGGAACTGGTGACGACGGGCTGGTTCACCGGGCTGGTACCGGTCACCGTCCCCGCGGACGCGGCGCTTTTCGCCGACGCCGCCCGTGCGGCGCAGGCCTGCTTCGACGCGGGCCTGGAGCTGGCGACGGTGCCGTTCGACCGCGTGGTGGAGCTGGCGCCGCCCGCGATGGGCCTGAGCCGGCCCCGGCCCGGCAACTTCGTGATGTCGTTCCTGGATGCCAGCATCGCCCCACTGTCGACCGTGGCCAACTCCGACCTGAACTTCCGGATCTACGACGAGGGCCGGGTCTCCCATCAGGTCTCGATGTGGGTCAACCGCTTTCAGCGGGAGACGACGGTGACGGTGTTGTTCCCGGGCAATCCGGTCGCCGGCGGATCCGTCGACCGCTACCTCGCGGCGATGAAATCGGTGTACGCGCGCGTCGCCGACGGCGGGCACGGCCCGAGCCTGGCGGGTTCGCGCCCGGCCGCTAACCGCGCCGGCTGA